A region from the uncultured Bacteroides sp. genome encodes:
- a CDS encoding DEAD/DEAH box helicase, which produces MKENLTPIRIVIVLTQHPVLGALLVPYTAQRESEDTICLIEQAFHVSHALVAKMNEAEQKAIEIANHYTEKYLMKIYSKEKNSSDFLRKLSDKTRKEVVRPYIEKKLLEMVQLIQTQKLPLYEKQTGSNQLYNHNAYQVMSETTEVSFQFTGTDKQFSYTIQCRCGDITVPLQEKKPVIALTSSPASLLLGRELHVFRNIEAARILPFTHKKSVSVDASFTAKYMEKIVAPVIKYHEVTSTGLNITEEHREYEPLLWVEDSVHLERALELKFRYGDQTFLPNPSAASKVVQLCEENGEKAIHYFERNLLLEKESVELLKKAGLRQVSDGQFTLRQTTTPQSLSEWIAGNKKILSTRFKLISEKTGGDYCLNDIHVEQTYTDEHDWFELHITVVVEGLRIPFIRFKKHILEGIKEYVLPDGRTIILPEEWFSKYVDLFEVGEEEEKTIRLKHPFIGILQSVTASDEKEKTHNYQPKRIVETPDGFNAQLRRYQQEGLSWMVHLHEHNLNGCLADDMGLGKTIQTLALLQYIYNKTTNQSAKKAASPTISADEIDQLPLFPASVKPAKQHASLIVMPTSLLHNWKREAARFTNLSIYEYAGGNHLKQPNPARAFNQHHLVLTSYGIMRNNIAALSQYPFEYIVLDESQNIKNSDSQTFKAAMTLKSSRRLVLTGTPIENSLKDLWSQFHFLEPELLGTESDFNKRFILPIRQEDHSVEQRLKQIIEPFILRRSKLEVAPELPSLTEEILYCNMTEKQLEIYEREKNGLRNILLDLKEHERKQQSLTILNGILRLRQLACHPQMVFNAFAEGSGKLEEIINTFETLQSEGHKVLIFSSFVKHLELIAKAFDERGWAYAMLTGSSTKREEEINRFSSDDRIQAFLISLKAGGVGLNLTQADYIFIIDPWWNPAAEMQAVSRAHRIGQKKQVMAYRFITQDSIEEKMMQLQESKRKLAETFITDNNPLESLTDTEWKKLLE; this is translated from the coding sequence ATGAAAGAAAACCTCACTCCTATCAGAATTGTTATTGTACTAACGCAACACCCTGTATTGGGAGCATTATTGGTACCCTACACCGCCCAAAGAGAGTCCGAAGACACCATCTGCCTCATCGAACAGGCTTTTCATGTGTCGCATGCACTGGTTGCAAAGATGAACGAAGCCGAGCAGAAAGCAATCGAAATAGCCAACCATTACACAGAGAAGTATCTGATGAAGATCTACTCCAAAGAAAAGAACAGCAGCGACTTTCTCCGCAAGTTGTCCGACAAAACCCGGAAAGAGGTAGTGCGACCGTACATCGAGAAGAAACTGCTCGAAATGGTGCAACTCATTCAAACCCAAAAACTGCCTTTATATGAAAAGCAAACCGGCAGCAACCAGCTCTACAACCACAATGCTTACCAGGTGATGTCTGAAACCACGGAAGTGTCTTTCCAATTCACCGGTACGGATAAGCAATTCAGCTACACCATACAATGCCGTTGCGGCGACATAACCGTGCCGCTGCAAGAAAAGAAGCCGGTCATTGCGCTGACTTCCTCGCCCGCTTCCCTGTTGCTGGGAAGAGAGCTGCATGTGTTTCGTAACATCGAAGCGGCCCGCATACTGCCCTTTACCCACAAAAAATCGGTAAGCGTAGATGCCTCCTTCACGGCCAAGTACATGGAGAAGATTGTAGCTCCCGTCATCAAATACCACGAAGTAACGTCAACGGGACTGAACATCACCGAAGAGCACAGAGAGTATGAGCCTCTGTTATGGGTTGAAGACAGCGTTCATTTGGAGAGAGCGCTGGAGCTGAAGTTCCGCTACGGCGATCAGACTTTTTTGCCCAATCCATCGGCCGCCTCAAAGGTGGTTCAGCTTTGCGAAGAGAACGGAGAAAAAGCCATCCACTACTTCGAGCGCAATCTTTTGCTCGAAAAAGAGTCGGTTGAGTTGCTCAAGAAGGCAGGCTTAAGGCAGGTAAGCGACGGGCAGTTCACCTTGCGGCAAACAACTACGCCGCAATCGTTATCCGAATGGATTGCCGGCAACAAGAAAATACTTTCTACCCGATTCAAGCTGATTAGCGAGAAAACAGGTGGCGATTATTGCCTGAACGACATACACGTAGAGCAGACTTATACGGATGAGCACGACTGGTTCGAATTGCACATTACCGTGGTGGTAGAGGGCCTGCGCATTCCTTTCATCCGTTTTAAGAAACACATACTCGAGGGGATAAAGGAATACGTTTTGCCGGACGGACGAACGATCATTTTACCCGAAGAGTGGTTCAGCAAATACGTCGACTTGTTCGAAGTGGGAGAAGAAGAAGAAAAAACAATCCGCCTGAAACATCCGTTCATCGGCATATTGCAGTCCGTTACCGCTTCGGACGAGAAGGAGAAGACACACAACTATCAACCAAAGAGAATAGTCGAAACGCCCGACGGATTTAACGCACAACTCCGCCGCTATCAGCAAGAAGGCCTTTCGTGGATGGTTCATCTGCATGAGCATAACCTCAACGGCTGCCTGGCCGATGATATGGGGTTGGGTAAAACCATACAGACCCTGGCATTGCTGCAATACATTTATAATAAAACCACCAATCAATCGGCAAAGAAGGCGGCATCACCAACTATTTCCGCCGATGAAATCGATCAATTGCCGCTCTTCCCCGCTTCGGTAAAACCGGCAAAGCAGCACGCTTCACTCATTGTGATGCCTACTTCGTTGTTGCACAACTGGAAGAGAGAGGCCGCACGCTTTACCAACCTGTCCATTTACGAATATGCAGGCGGCAATCATCTGAAGCAGCCCAACCCTGCAAGAGCTTTTAACCAGCACCACCTTGTGCTCACGAGCTACGGCATCATGAGAAACAACATCGCGGCGCTGAGCCAATATCCGTTCGAGTACATCGTGCTCGACGAAAGTCAGAACATAAAGAACAGCGACTCGCAAACCTTCAAAGCTGCCATGACGCTGAAGAGCAGCCGGAGATTGGTACTCACGGGCACTCCCATCGAAAATTCCCTGAAAGACCTGTGGTCGCAGTTCCATTTTCTGGAACCCGAACTGCTTGGAACGGAGAGTGATTTCAATAAACGCTTCATCCTGCCCATACGTCAGGAAGATCACTCCGTAGAACAGCGACTGAAGCAAATCATCGAGCCGTTTATTCTACGCAGAAGTAAGCTGGAGGTAGCACCGGAATTGCCTTCGCTCACCGAAGAGATTCTGTATTGCAACATGACGGAAAAGCAACTAGAAATTTACGAACGGGAAAAGAACGGCTTGCGAAACATCTTGCTCGACCTCAAAGAGCACGAGCGCAAGCAACAAAGCCTCACCATACTCAACGGCATCCTCCGGTTGCGACAGTTGGCCTGCCATCCGCAGATGGTTTTTAATGCTTTCGCCGAAGGTTCGGGCAAGCTGGAAGAAATTATTAACACCTTTGAAACGCTTCAAAGCGAGGGGCACAAAGTGCTTATCTTCTCTTCTTTTGTGAAACATCTGGAGTTGATAGCCAAAGCCTTCGACGAACGGGGATGGGCATACGCTATGCTCACCGGCTCGTCTACCAAGCGCGAGGAGGAGATCAACCGTTTCTCGTCCGACGATCGCATTCAGGCATTTCTTATTTCGCTGAAAGCGGGAGGCGTAGGACTGAACCTGACACAGGCTGATTACATTTTCATCATTGACCCGTGGTGGAATCCGGCGGCAGAGATGCAGGCCGTTAGTCGTGCCCACCGCATCGGGCAGAAGAAGCAAGTAATGGCCTATCGCTTCATCACACAAGACAGCATTGAAGAAAAAATGATGCAACTGCAAGAGAGCAAACGAAAACTGGCCGAGACATTTATTACGGACAATAATCCGCTGGAGTCTCTCACAGACACCGAATGGAAAAAATTACTGGAATAA
- a CDS encoding DUF4254 domain-containing protein, with product MTFSKLCNEIFWKSTTDYHVTDNVDAPMNNPYELKTIEYYLYLKNWIDAVQWHFEDIIRDPQIDPVEALSLKRRIDKSNQDRTDLVELIDSYFLDKYKSITPEADATINTESPAWAVDRLSILALKIYHMQQEVERKNSTDEHLKQCSVKLNILLEQRTDLSSAIDQLIIDIESGRKYMKVYKQMKMYNDPALNPVLYAKK from the coding sequence ATGACATTTAGTAAGCTTTGCAATGAGATATTCTGGAAATCAACGACTGATTACCATGTGACTGACAACGTAGATGCTCCCATGAATAATCCTTACGAATTGAAAACGATTGAGTATTATCTGTATCTGAAAAACTGGATAGATGCTGTGCAATGGCATTTTGAAGACATCATTCGTGATCCTCAGATTGATCCCGTAGAAGCTTTGTCTTTGAAACGCAGAATAGATAAATCGAATCAGGATCGTACAGATCTGGTGGAGCTTATTGATAGTTATTTTCTTGATAAATATAAATCTATAACTCCAGAGGCAGATGCTACCATAAATACCGAAAGCCCAGCTTGGGCGGTAGACCGTTTGTCTATCCTGGCTCTTAAAATATACCACATGCAGCAAGAGGTGGAGCGTAAAAATTCGACAGACGAACACCTTAAACAGTGTAGCGTTAAGTTGAATATCCTTCTCGAGCAACGCACTGATCTTTCTTCGGCCATTGATCAATTAATCATTGACATTGAAAGCGGTAGGAAATACATGAAGGTTTATAAGCAAATGAAGATGTATAATGATCCGGCTCTTAATCCGGTGTTATATGCAAAGAAATAA
- the fabF gene encoding beta-ketoacyl-ACP synthase II, with translation MELKRVVVTGLGAITPIGNNVPDFWENLVNGVSGAGPITHFDASLFKTQFACEVKDFDVTKYMDRKEARKMDLYTQFAVVVAREAVTDSGLNIENEDLNKIGVIFGAGIGGISTFEEEIAQYYLNKEKGPRFNPFFIPKMISDIAAGQISIMYGFHGPNYATCSACATSTNAIADAFNLIRLGKANVIVSGGAEAAITQGGMGGFNAMHAISTRNDEPQKASRPFSASRDGFVMGEGGGCIILEELEHAKARGAKIYAEVAGTGLSADAYHLTASHPEGLGAKLVMRNALEDAEMQPEDIDYINVHGTSTPVGDISEAKAIKEVFGEHAFKLNISSTKSMTGHLLGAAGAVEAIASILAIRDGIVPPTINHAEGDNDENIDYNLNLTFNKAQKREINVTLSNTFGFGGHNACVIFKKYAE, from the coding sequence ATGGAATTAAAAAGAGTCGTAGTAACAGGTCTTGGCGCCATTACTCCCATTGGCAACAACGTTCCAGATTTCTGGGAAAATCTTGTGAACGGAGTTAGCGGAGCAGGGCCTATTACTCATTTCGATGCATCGCTATTTAAGACCCAGTTTGCATGTGAAGTTAAAGACTTCGATGTAACCAAGTACATGGACCGCAAAGAGGCAAGAAAGATGGATTTGTACACACAATTCGCCGTTGTTGTTGCCAGAGAAGCTGTTACTGACTCCGGGCTTAATATAGAGAATGAAGACCTGAACAAAATCGGTGTTATATTCGGTGCCGGCATTGGAGGAATTAGTACGTTTGAAGAAGAGATTGCACAATATTACCTCAATAAGGAAAAAGGACCACGATTTAATCCGTTCTTCATTCCTAAAATGATTTCAGATATTGCTGCCGGACAGATTTCAATCATGTATGGTTTTCACGGGCCTAACTACGCCACATGCTCTGCCTGTGCCACCTCGACCAACGCCATTGCCGATGCATTTAACCTGATTCGTTTAGGTAAAGCAAACGTAATAGTTAGCGGGGGGGCTGAAGCAGCCATTACTCAAGGAGGCATGGGTGGCTTCAATGCCATGCACGCCATTTCTACCCGTAATGATGAGCCACAAAAGGCTTCACGCCCATTCAGTGCATCACGCGATGGATTTGTGATGGGAGAAGGTGGAGGCTGCATTATTCTTGAAGAATTGGAACATGCCAAAGCACGTGGAGCTAAAATCTATGCAGAAGTAGCCGGAACAGGATTATCTGCAGATGCTTACCATCTTACCGCTTCTCATCCGGAAGGCCTTGGAGCCAAACTGGTAATGAGAAACGCATTGGAAGATGCAGAAATGCAACCGGAAGATATTGATTATATCAATGTTCACGGTACATCCACTCCGGTTGGAGACATTTCGGAAGCTAAAGCAATTAAGGAAGTATTTGGCGAGCATGCCTTTAAATTGAATATCAGTTCAACTAAATCCATGACCGGTCATTTACTGGGTGCCGCCGGTGCGGTAGAAGCCATAGCCAGTATTCTGGCCATCAGAGATGGAATTGTGCCTCCGACAATTAATCATGCTGAAGGTGATAATGACGAAAACATTGACTACAACCTTAATCTCACGTTCAACAAAGCACAGAAGCGTGAAATTAATGTTACCCTTTCCAACACATTCGGATTCGGTGGTCACAATGCTTGTGTTATTTTCAAAAAATACGCAGAATAA
- the rnc gene encoding ribonuclease III, whose product MLVLFSKNTQNNIVLRNKIDKMRLLFRKDRESYFCFYQILGFYPRNIRIYEQALLHKSTSLRSEKGRPLNNERLEFLGDAILDAIIADIVYRHFDGKKEGFLTNTRSKIVQRETLNKLAVEIGLDKLIKFTTRSSSHNSYMYGNAFEAFIGAIYMDRGYERCKKFLEEKIISRYIDLDTLSRKEVNFKSKLIEWSQKNKMEVSFELIKQFLDQDSNPVFQTEVLIENVSTGTGVGYSKKESQQNASEMALKIIKDRPEFIAEIEEAKALQAVPTEETQDEEQFVEVEGIVADEKKNTEEETVTSLSDQTLATTLEGSL is encoded by the coding sequence ATGCTTGTGTTATTTTCAAAAAATACGCAGAATAACATCGTGTTACGTAATAAAATAGATAAGATGAGACTCCTGTTCCGTAAGGACAGAGAGTCTTATTTTTGTTTTTATCAGATACTGGGCTTTTATCCCCGTAACATCCGGATATACGAACAGGCACTCCTGCACAAATCAACTTCTTTGCGCTCGGAAAAAGGAAGGCCGCTAAACAACGAACGACTTGAATTTCTGGGTGATGCCATACTCGATGCCATCATTGCCGATATTGTTTATCGGCATTTCGACGGCAAAAAAGAAGGATTCTTAACCAATACCCGATCTAAGATTGTGCAGCGCGAAACATTGAACAAGCTCGCTGTAGAGATAGGATTGGACAAGCTAATCAAATTTACCACACGCTCTTCATCACATAACAGCTACATGTACGGCAATGCTTTCGAAGCATTCATCGGTGCCATTTATATGGATCGGGGCTACGAACGTTGCAAGAAGTTTCTGGAAGAAAAAATAATCAGCCGCTACATTGATCTGGACACGCTCTCGCGCAAAGAGGTTAATTTCAAGTCGAAGCTGATAGAATGGAGCCAGAAGAACAAAATGGAAGTTTCCTTCGAACTTATTAAGCAGTTCCTCGATCAGGATTCCAATCCTGTATTTCAGACGGAAGTGCTGATTGAAAATGTGTCAACCGGCACAGGAGTAGGATATTCTAAAAAAGAATCGCAGCAGAACGCTTCGGAGATGGCGTTGAAGATAATCAAAGACCGGCCGGAATTCATAGCCGAAATAGAAGAAGCGAAAGCTCTGCAGGCCGTACCGACAGAAGAAACGCAAGACGAAGAACAGTTTGTGGAGGTAGAAGGTATTGTAGCAGACGAAAAGAAGAACACAGAAGAAGAAACGGTTACTTCCCTTTCAGATCAAACGCTGGCAACAACGCTCGAAGGATCTTTGTGA
- the pdxB gene encoding 4-phosphoerythronate dehydrogenase PdxB, with protein MKVIVDNKIPYINKAIENIADEVVYLPGKDFTSESVKDADALIVRTRTHCNRNLLEGSRVKFIATATIGYDHIDADYCRERDIAWTNAPGCNAASVAQYIESALLLLHSMQKININAATIGIVGAGNVGSKVQVVAQKLGIRVLVNDLPRQDKEGNASFTDLHTIASECNIITFHTPLNSAGKYKTLHLANEEFFNSLKKKPIIINTSRGEVIETKALLHALNSGIIADAIIDVWEKEPDINPELLNKAFIATPHIAGYSADGKANATRMALEALCNHFEIKPDFKIVPPLPDTNTIYAANEAEALLKIYNPLVDSDALKAHPELFEQLRGDYPLRREAEAYNIILGPTI; from the coding sequence ATAAAAGTGATTGTCGATAACAAAATACCTTATATTAATAAGGCTATAGAGAACATAGCCGACGAAGTTGTATACTTACCCGGCAAAGATTTCACCTCGGAGTCGGTGAAGGATGCCGATGCATTGATTGTTCGCACACGCACGCACTGCAACCGTAACCTGCTGGAAGGAAGCCGCGTCAAATTCATTGCTACAGCCACTATTGGCTATGATCACATAGACGCTGATTATTGCCGTGAAAGAGATATAGCATGGACCAATGCTCCGGGTTGCAACGCAGCCTCGGTAGCACAATACATAGAATCCGCTCTATTATTGTTGCATTCCATGCAAAAGATTAACATAAATGCGGCAACGATAGGTATTGTGGGCGCAGGCAATGTAGGAAGTAAAGTGCAGGTTGTTGCTCAAAAACTAGGCATACGTGTTCTCGTTAATGACCTTCCCCGCCAAGACAAAGAAGGAAATGCCAGTTTCACCGACTTGCATACCATTGCAAGCGAATGCAACATAATCACCTTTCACACTCCATTGAATAGCGCTGGCAAGTATAAAACGCTTCATCTGGCCAACGAAGAGTTCTTTAACTCTTTAAAGAAAAAGCCAATCATCATCAATACCTCGCGTGGAGAAGTCATTGAAACAAAAGCGTTGCTGCATGCTTTGAATTCGGGTATTATAGCTGATGCCATAATTGACGTATGGGAGAAAGAACCGGATATTAACCCCGAATTATTGAACAAAGCCTTCATTGCCACTCCGCATATAGCAGGATATTCGGCAGATGGAAAAGCAAATGCAACACGCATGGCATTAGAGGCCTTATGCAATCATTTCGAAATAAAACCTGATTTTAAGATCGTGCCTCCGCTACCGGATACAAACACCATTTATGCAGCCAATGAAGCAGAAGCTTTATTGAAGATATACAATCCGTTGGTTGACAGTGATGCATTGAAAGCGCATCCCGAGCTTTTTGAGCAGTTGCGGGGAGATTATCCATTAAGAAGAGAAGCCGAAGCCTATAACATCATCCTCGGCCCTACCATATAG
- a CDS encoding ATP-dependent 6-phosphofructokinase, protein MRIGILTSGGDCPGINATIRGVCKTAINHYGMEVIGIHSGFQGLLDKDVETFTDKSLSGLLNQGGTMLGTSREKPFKKKGVDPDVNKPAIIEQNIKELGLDCIVCIGGNGTQKTAAKFAAMGVNIVSVPKTIDNDIWGTDISFGFDSAVSIATDAIDRLHSTASSHKRVMVIEVMGHKAGWIALYSGMAGGGDVILVPEIPYRLESINETIMNRLRRGKPYSIVVVAEGIQTDGYKRAAEYIAQEIERETGIETRETVLGYIQRGGSPTPFDRNLSTRMGGHATELIANGQFGRMVALVGDDISSIPLEEVAGKSKLVTEDHDLVVQGRRMGICFG, encoded by the coding sequence ATGAGAATAGGTATATTGACTTCAGGTGGCGACTGTCCGGGTATCAATGCGACGATTCGCGGCGTTTGCAAGACGGCCATAAACCACTATGGTATGGAAGTTATTGGCATACATAGTGGCTTTCAGGGACTATTGGATAAAGATGTCGAAACCTTTACAGACAAATCTTTATCCGGCTTGCTCAATCAGGGGGGAACGATGCTCGGCACTTCCCGGGAGAAACCTTTTAAGAAAAAAGGGGTTGATCCGGATGTAAATAAACCTGCAATAATAGAGCAAAATATCAAAGAACTGGGGCTGGATTGTATTGTGTGCATCGGAGGCAACGGCACACAGAAAACAGCGGCTAAGTTTGCTGCGATGGGGGTCAACATTGTTTCTGTTCCCAAAACGATTGATAACGACATTTGGGGCACCGATATCTCTTTTGGTTTCGACTCGGCCGTAAGCATTGCTACGGATGCTATCGACCGATTGCACTCTACCGCCAGTTCTCATAAACGCGTGATGGTGATTGAGGTAATGGGGCATAAAGCCGGATGGATTGCTCTCTACTCGGGCATGGCCGGCGGAGGAGACGTGATACTAGTGCCTGAGATACCTTATCGGCTTGAATCGATTAACGAAACGATAATGAATCGCCTCAGGCGAGGCAAACCTTACTCAATTGTGGTCGTAGCCGAAGGTATACAAACGGACGGATATAAACGTGCTGCGGAATATATTGCTCAGGAGATAGAACGTGAAACAGGCATCGAAACCCGCGAAACGGTATTGGGATATATTCAGCGGGGAGGTTCGCCCACACCCTTTGATCGTAATCTTTCTACCCGCATGGGCGGGCATGCTACCGAGCTGATTGCCAATGGGCAGTTTGGACGTATGGTTGCGCTGGTGGGTGATGATATTTCTTCTATTCCGTTAGAAGAGGTAGCCGGAAAATCGAAGTTGGTGACTGAAGACCATGATTTGGTGGTTCAGGGTCGGCGAATGGGGATTTGTTTCGGGTAA
- a CDS encoding phosphoribosylglycinamide formyltransferase, with translation MKKSIAIFASGSGSNAENIIRYFNDSSLLGIELVLSNKCNAPVLGRAQRLEVPFAVFPKAEWESGYEILALLATYHIDFIVLAGFLLRIPEPLLHAYPNKIINIHPSLLPKFGGKGMYGGKVHEAVVASGEKESGITIHYVNEHYDEGGIVFQTTCAVLPDDTAADVAEKVHALEYMHYPRIIEKVVGSSGNIG, from the coding sequence ATGAAGAAAAGCATCGCTATTTTCGCTTCAGGTTCCGGTTCGAATGCCGAGAATATTATTCGCTATTTTAATGACAGCAGCTTACTTGGTATAGAATTAGTGCTTTCTAATAAGTGCAATGCACCTGTACTTGGGCGTGCGCAACGCTTAGAAGTGCCTTTTGCCGTGTTTCCTAAAGCAGAATGGGAAAGTGGATATGAAATTCTTGCTTTGCTGGCTACTTACCACATAGACTTTATTGTTTTGGCAGGCTTTCTGCTTCGTATCCCGGAACCGTTGTTGCATGCTTATCCGAATAAAATTATAAATATTCACCCTTCTCTATTGCCCAAGTTCGGGGGAAAGGGCATGTATGGAGGCAAAGTACACGAGGCCGTTGTGGCTTCAGGGGAAAAAGAAAGTGGCATTACCATTCATTATGTGAATGAACACTATGATGAAGGAGGCATTGTTTTTCAAACAACTTGTGCCGTGTTGCCCGATGACACAGCTGCCGATGTAGCCGAAAAAGTGCATGCGCTGGAATATATGCATTATCCTCGAATCATAGAGAAAGTGGTTGGCTCATCAGGGAATATCGGCTGA
- a CDS encoding acyl carrier protein, with the protein MSEIASRVKAIIVDKLGVEESEVTIEASFTNDLGADSLDTVELIMEFEKEFGISIPDDQAEKIGTVGDAVSYIEEHAK; encoded by the coding sequence ATGTCTGAAATTGCATCAAGAGTGAAAGCGATTATCGTTGATAAATTAGGCGTAGAAGAATCAGAAGTTACTATCGAAGCTAGCTTCACAAACGACTTAGGAGCTGATTCTCTTGACACTGTAGAACTTATCATGGAATTCGAGAAAGAATTCGGTATCTCTATCCCAGATGATCAAGCAGAAAAGATCGGAACTGTAGGTGACGCTGTGTCTTACATCGAAGAACACGCAAAGTAA
- a CDS encoding GH3 auxin-responsive promoter family protein — translation MNSTKIISKLFNARLKEIDLFATQAGEIQHRVFNRLLKQAANTEWGRKYDYKSILNYEEFKMRLPIQTYDDVKPYVERLRAGEQNLIWPSKIEWFAKSSGTTNDKSKFLPVSKEALQDIHYRGGKDAVALYFRMNPESRIFSGKGLILGGSHSHNMGFDHSLVGDLSAILIQNVNPLVNLIRVPGKKIALMSEWESKIEAIANSTIHTNVTNLSGVPSWFLVLIKRILEKTGKQTLEEVWPNLEVFFHGGVSFTPYRDQYQQVIHSQNMHYVETYNASEGYFGTQTDFADPAMLLMIDYGIFYEFIPLEEVGKTNPRAYCLEEVELNKNYAMVISTSCGLWRYMIGDTIKFTGNRPYKFVITGRTKHFINAFGEELIIDNAEKGLAKACAVTGAQVCEYSAAPVFMDSNAKCRHQWIIEFAKRPDSIEHFAEILDVTLKEVNSDYEAKRWKDIALQPLEVIPARKGLFHDWLKDKGKLGGQHKVPRLSNNRQYIEEMLLLNQA, via the coding sequence ATGAATAGCACGAAAATAATAAGTAAACTTTTTAATGCACGCTTAAAGGAAATAGATCTCTTTGCTACCCAAGCGGGAGAAATACAGCATCGGGTATTTAATCGCTTACTTAAACAAGCTGCAAACACTGAATGGGGAAGAAAATATGACTATAAATCCATTTTAAACTATGAAGAGTTTAAGATGCGCCTTCCCATACAAACTTATGACGACGTAAAGCCTTATGTAGAAAGACTTCGTGCAGGAGAACAGAACCTTATCTGGCCTTCGAAGATAGAATGGTTTGCCAAATCATCGGGCACAACGAACGATAAAAGCAAGTTCCTTCCTGTGAGCAAAGAAGCGTTGCAGGATATTCATTACCGGGGTGGCAAGGATGCTGTTGCCCTCTACTTCAGAATGAATCCGGAAAGTCGCATCTTCTCCGGAAAGGGATTGATTCTGGGCGGGAGTCACAGCCACAACATGGGCTTCGACCACAGTTTGGTAGGAGATTTATCGGCCATTTTGATACAAAACGTCAATCCGCTGGTAAACCTTATCCGGGTGCCGGGCAAAAAGATTGCCCTGATGAGCGAATGGGAAAGCAAAATAGAAGCAATAGCCAATAGTACCATACACACCAACGTAACCAACCTTTCGGGAGTGCCGTCATGGTTTTTGGTGCTTATTAAACGCATTTTGGAAAAGACAGGGAAACAAACGCTGGAAGAGGTGTGGCCCAACCTGGAAGTTTTCTTTCACGGCGGCGTAAGCTTCACTCCTTATCGCGACCAGTACCAACAGGTCATCCATTCTCAGAACATGCATTATGTAGAGACATACAATGCATCCGAAGGATACTTCGGTACTCAAACCGACTTTGCCGATCCGGCCATGCTGCTTATGATCGACTACGGAATTTTTTATGAGTTCATACCCCTAGAGGAAGTAGGAAAAACAAATCCGCGGGCCTATTGCCTGGAAGAGGTGGAACTCAATAAGAACTATGCCATGGTCATCTCTACGTCGTGCGGACTGTGGAGGTACATGATTGGCGATACGATTAAGTTTACCGGCAACCGGCCTTACAAGTTTGTGATTACCGGCCGCACCAAGCATTTCATTAACGCCTTTGGTGAGGAGCTGATAATCGACAATGCAGAAAAAGGACTGGCCAAGGCTTGTGCCGTTACCGGCGCACAGGTTTGCGAGTATTCCGCCGCTCCTGTTTTTATGGATTCGAACGCCAAGTGCAGGCACCAATGGATCATTGAATTTGCTAAAAGGCCCGATTCTATCGAGCATTTTGCCGAGATTCTCGATGTAACGCTCAAGGAAGTAAACTCCGACTATGAAGCAAAGCGCTGGAAAGACATCGCTTTGCAACCCCTAGAAGTGATACCGGCTCGCAAGGGCTTGTTTCACGATTGGCTCAAAGACAAAGGAAAACTGGGAGGCCAGCACAAAGTGCCTCGTTTAAGCAACAACAGGCAATACATTGAAGAAATGCTTTTGCTGAACCAGGCTTAA